A section of the Verrucomicrobium sp. GAS474 genome encodes:
- a CDS encoding ShlB/FhaC/HecB family hemolysin secretion/activation protein, whose amino-acid sequence MTLILKKSPKGAQTGLWILALAFLGGLSPLRAQDYSSIQPKLPPMATLPAFMMEKPLPEENDNTKLLVEKLQAVVFVDAAGKVAAQPEARGGVVTNGIPLLQRDDFDAVVAPYLGKRLSLASLSALVRDVVVWCRAQDRPVVDVVVPQQDITNGVLQLVFIEGRVGKVEAEGTRWFSKDLLVSGVRLRPGEPISTNRLASDVNWVNQNPFHQSTAVFSPGSDVGTTDITLRTEDRFPFRFYTGYENTGNAITGEDRYEAGFNWGNAFLQNQLLSYQYTMSGDGTAFVGHSGSWVIPLPWHHTLTFFGALSTSHAVSGPLDIRGAGDQVGARYEIPLPEVAGVYRHSVTLGYDWKQSQNSLEFSSIPASNSTVDVGQEVLSYSGTITDPLGTTTVNPQLYWSGNSVWGHQNHEAYNAVRSGASPDYTYLRLALSRQTNLPWNFSLAHDLQWQVSDGPLLPSEQLQFGGAQSIRGYSEYDLSGTDEGWTLRNELRLPPVSLTDLLGANVVPKQARDQLQILGFFDIGEARSHRDTLTDNAGRAKNAIPMASVGPGIRYNLGNYLSFHADYGIQLRDTGDPHSSRWSLGMTLAY is encoded by the coding sequence ATGACGCTTATCTTAAAAAAAAGCCCGAAAGGGGCCCAGACGGGTCTTTGGATCTTGGCCCTCGCCTTCCTCGGCGGCCTTTCCCCTCTCCGCGCGCAGGATTATTCGAGCATCCAGCCGAAGCTCCCCCCGATGGCGACGCTCCCCGCCTTCATGATGGAGAAGCCGCTCCCCGAGGAGAACGACAACACGAAGCTCCTCGTCGAAAAGCTCCAGGCCGTCGTCTTCGTCGACGCGGCGGGAAAGGTCGCCGCCCAGCCCGAGGCCCGGGGCGGCGTCGTCACGAACGGCATCCCGCTGCTCCAGCGGGACGATTTCGACGCCGTCGTCGCCCCCTACCTCGGGAAGCGGCTCTCGCTCGCCAGTCTCAGCGCCCTCGTGCGGGACGTCGTCGTCTGGTGCCGGGCGCAGGACCGGCCCGTCGTCGACGTCGTCGTCCCCCAGCAGGACATCACGAACGGCGTCCTCCAGCTCGTCTTCATCGAGGGCCGGGTCGGCAAGGTCGAGGCCGAGGGGACCCGCTGGTTCTCCAAGGACCTCCTCGTCTCCGGCGTCCGCCTCCGCCCCGGCGAGCCGATCAGCACGAACCGCCTCGCCTCCGACGTGAACTGGGTGAACCAGAATCCCTTCCACCAAAGCACCGCCGTCTTCAGCCCCGGCAGCGACGTCGGCACCACCGACATCACCCTCCGGACCGAGGACCGCTTCCCCTTCCGCTTCTACACCGGCTACGAGAACACCGGCAACGCCATCACGGGCGAGGACCGCTACGAGGCGGGCTTCAACTGGGGCAACGCCTTCCTCCAGAACCAGCTCCTCTCCTACCAATACACGATGAGCGGCGACGGGACCGCCTTCGTCGGCCACTCGGGCTCCTGGGTCATCCCGCTGCCGTGGCACCACACCCTCACCTTCTTCGGTGCCCTCTCCACCAGCCACGCCGTCAGTGGCCCCCTCGACATCCGGGGCGCGGGCGACCAGGTCGGCGCCCGCTACGAAATCCCCCTTCCCGAGGTGGCCGGGGTCTACCGCCACAGCGTCACGCTCGGCTACGATTGGAAGCAGTCCCAGAACTCGCTCGAATTCAGCTCGATCCCGGCGTCGAACTCGACGGTCGACGTCGGCCAGGAAGTCCTCTCCTACAGCGGGACGATCACCGATCCGCTGGGGACGACGACGGTGAATCCCCAGCTCTACTGGAGCGGCAACAGCGTCTGGGGCCACCAGAACCACGAGGCCTACAACGCGGTCCGTTCCGGGGCCTCGCCCGATTACACCTACCTCCGCCTCGCTCTCTCGCGGCAGACGAACCTCCCCTGGAATTTCTCCCTCGCCCACGACCTCCAATGGCAGGTGAGTGACGGCCCCCTCCTGCCGAGCGAGCAACTCCAGTTCGGCGGGGCGCAATCGATCCGGGGCTACAGCGAATACGATCTCTCCGGCACCGACGAGGGCTGGACGTTGCGGAACGAGCTGCGTCTCCCCCCCGTCTCCCTCACCGACCTCCTCGGCGCGAACGTCGTCCCCAAGCAGGCTCGGGACCAGCTCCAGATCCTCGGCTTCTTCGACATCGGCGAGGCCCGCTCCCACCGCGACACGCTCACCGACAACGCGGGGCGGGCCAAGAACGCCATCCCGATGGCGAGCGTCGGCCCCGGCATCCGCTACAACCTCGGGAACTACCTCTCCTTCCACGCCGATTACGGCATCCAGCTGCGGGACACGGGCGATCCCCATTCCAGCCGCTGGTCGCTCGGCATGACCCTCGCCTATTGA
- a CDS encoding MBG domain-containing protein — MKIHSSRTRSFQVGFLLTLFTGSTWANPSGGTVAQGAASIASSGNTVTVTQSTDRAVVNWNSFSVGAGEVTKFIQPSSTSAILNRVTGGSLSQISGSIQANGQVFLLNPNGIVFNAGSTVNTAGFLASTLNVSDSDFLAGGNLRFSGNSTGKITNLGNISVNGGDIYLIAKEVENKGTLAAPGGTIGLAGATDVLLAASGNDKVLIQPASGQGTVTNTGTIEAAVATLKAVGGNEYALAINNGGIIRATGSATVDGRVLLFAEGGTTKNTGTITAQNQDGKGGHIETSGESVELLGTIQTAPGGEWLIDPTNLTIDATAAATIVTALNTGTNVTEQTTATTTSGSGTTASGSGDITVASAITWTGTGSLILDAYNSIYVNANITASSASAGLTLSYGSNGLTTAGYTLGGASSITLPASTTALKIGKSGSLRTYTVVTTAANLISAVNTTPGGNYALGASVSAPTAAYTADPIASLTGYLDGLGHTISGLTLTDATDTNIGFIGANSGTLSNFGLTSETVTSTKSASLVGGLVGKNTGTITASYITGTVIGNTATNVGGLVGSNAGGTISLSFASASVSGTSAATVGGLAGTNSAAISNSYAVGSEAGGVTTTIGPIAGTNTGTLANSYAYESVSGTTTGTIVNASAASTSSGLTLAQMELSSSFGTGWTFTPLTGTWGLNGYTSAGQVNGGLPYLQWQSPLTQAAVIASAQSVTYGSAPNLSTSYTSAGGTLTTYITGSVALALSGSNVNAGTTNFIVPTATVKAGSTVEFQSALETITTAPLTITASNASKTYGSEQTLSAFSVTGLKYSDAVNSVTLGSLGTAKTANVAAYTLSASGATGVGLSNYTITYVAGTDTVNTASLTIKASDLTKTYGTAQTLTQYAVTGLKNSDAVNSVTLSSSGTAAAANVGSYAITASGAVGSGLTNYTITYLAGIDLINPAILTYTANRSTRAYGTANPAFGGTVTGFVLGQTQATATTGTLAFTSTATKTTDSLTAAIKGGGLTANNGNYTFTQASGNASALTITGAPLSNGQTVQVRTTAATTGATASSTAATVQNPATAANGTATAAKTAKALAKKDDAADFGDTSPFSSDGDTVTVGKQDDSAATAKKGSKTAAVIHAPGLPSTISYAQPPAGQTSGNWYSYLPNLIYGTSSSEVAARAGH; from the coding sequence ATGAAGATTCACTCTTCGCGGACTAGGAGTTTCCAGGTCGGATTCCTCCTCACTCTTTTCACCGGCAGCACCTGGGCCAATCCCTCGGGAGGGACCGTCGCCCAGGGAGCCGCCTCGATCGCCTCCTCCGGGAACACCGTCACCGTGACCCAATCGACCGACCGGGCGGTCGTCAATTGGAACAGCTTCTCGGTCGGCGCGGGCGAGGTCACGAAGTTCATCCAGCCTTCCTCCACCAGCGCCATCCTGAACCGGGTGACGGGCGGGAGCCTCTCGCAGATCTCCGGCTCGATCCAGGCCAACGGCCAGGTCTTCCTCCTGAACCCGAACGGCATCGTCTTCAACGCCGGCAGCACGGTCAACACGGCGGGCTTCCTCGCCAGCACGCTGAACGTCTCCGACAGCGACTTCCTGGCGGGCGGGAATCTCCGCTTCTCCGGCAACAGCACCGGCAAAATCACCAACCTCGGCAACATCAGCGTCAACGGCGGGGACATCTACCTCATCGCGAAGGAAGTCGAGAACAAGGGGACCCTCGCCGCCCCCGGCGGCACCATCGGCCTCGCGGGAGCGACCGACGTCCTCCTGGCGGCGAGCGGCAACGACAAGGTCCTCATCCAGCCCGCCTCGGGCCAGGGCACCGTCACCAACACGGGGACGATCGAGGCGGCCGTCGCCACCCTGAAGGCCGTCGGCGGGAACGAATATGCCCTCGCCATCAACAACGGCGGCATCATCCGCGCCACCGGCTCCGCCACGGTCGACGGCCGGGTCCTCCTCTTCGCCGAGGGCGGGACGACGAAGAACACCGGGACGATCACCGCCCAGAACCAGGACGGCAAGGGCGGCCACATCGAGACCAGCGGCGAGAGCGTCGAACTCCTCGGCACCATCCAGACCGCCCCGGGCGGCGAATGGCTGATCGACCCGACCAACCTCACGATCGACGCCACCGCGGCGGCGACCATCGTCACCGCCCTCAACACCGGGACCAACGTCACCGAGCAGACCACGGCCACCACCACCTCCGGGTCGGGGACCACCGCCAGCGGCTCCGGCGACATCACCGTGGCCTCGGCGATCACCTGGACCGGCACCGGCAGCCTGATCCTCGACGCCTACAACAGCATCTACGTCAACGCGAACATCACCGCCTCCAGCGCCTCGGCGGGCCTGACCCTCAGCTACGGCAGCAACGGCCTGACGACCGCCGGGTATACCCTCGGCGGGGCATCCTCCATCACCCTCCCCGCCAGCACCACGGCGCTGAAGATCGGCAAGTCGGGGAGCCTCCGCACCTACACCGTCGTGACCACCGCCGCGAACCTCATCAGCGCGGTGAACACCACCCCCGGCGGCAATTACGCCCTGGGCGCGAGCGTCTCGGCCCCCACCGCCGCCTACACCGCCGATCCGATCGCCTCCCTCACCGGCTACCTCGACGGCCTCGGCCACACGATCAGCGGCCTGACCCTCACCGACGCGACCGACACGAACATCGGCTTCATCGGCGCGAACAGCGGCACCCTCTCGAACTTCGGCCTCACCTCGGAAACGGTGACCTCGACGAAGAGCGCCAGCCTCGTCGGCGGCCTCGTCGGGAAGAACACCGGGACGATCACCGCCAGCTACATCACCGGCACGGTCATCGGGAACACCGCGACGAACGTCGGCGGCCTCGTCGGATCGAATGCCGGGGGAACCATCAGCCTCTCCTTCGCCTCGGCCTCCGTCTCCGGAACCTCGGCCGCCACCGTCGGCGGCCTCGCCGGGACGAACAGCGCCGCGATCTCGAACTCCTACGCCGTCGGCAGCGAAGCCGGGGGCGTCACGACCACCATCGGCCCGATCGCCGGAACCAACACCGGCACCCTCGCCAACAGCTACGCCTACGAGTCGGTCTCCGGCACCACCACCGGCACGATCGTCAACGCCAGCGCCGCCTCCACCTCCTCCGGCCTCACCCTCGCGCAGATGGAGCTCTCCTCCAGCTTCGGCACCGGCTGGACCTTCACCCCCCTCACCGGCACCTGGGGCCTCAACGGCTATACCAGCGCGGGCCAGGTGAACGGCGGCCTCCCCTACCTCCAATGGCAGTCCCCCCTCACCCAGGCCGCCGTCATCGCCAGCGCCCAAAGCGTGACCTACGGGTCGGCCCCCAACCTCTCCACCAGCTACACCTCGGCGGGCGGCACGCTGACGACCTACATCACCGGCAGCGTCGCCCTCGCCCTGAGCGGGAGCAACGTCAACGCCGGGACGACGAACTTCATCGTCCCCACCGCGACGGTCAAGGCCGGTTCCACCGTCGAGTTCCAGAGCGCCTTGGAGACCATCACGACGGCCCCCCTGACGATCACCGCCAGCAATGCCTCGAAGACCTACGGGAGCGAGCAGACCCTCTCCGCCTTCAGCGTCACCGGATTGAAGTACAGCGACGCCGTGAACTCGGTGACCCTCGGCAGCCTCGGCACAGCCAAGACGGCCAACGTCGCCGCCTACACCCTCTCCGCCTCGGGGGCGACCGGCGTCGGCCTCTCCAACTACACCATCACCTACGTGGCGGGAACCGACACCGTGAACACGGCCTCCCTCACGATCAAGGCCTCCGACCTCACCAAGACCTACGGCACCGCCCAGACTCTGACGCAATACGCCGTCACCGGCCTGAAGAACAGCGACGCCGTGAACTCGGTGACGCTGTCGAGCTCCGGCACGGCGGCGGCGGCGAATGTCGGCAGCTACGCCATCACCGCCTCCGGGGCGGTCGGATCGGGCCTGACCAACTACACGATCACCTACCTGGCGGGCATCGACCTGATCAACCCCGCCATCCTGACCTACACCGCGAACCGGAGCACCCGCGCCTACGGCACCGCCAACCCCGCCTTCGGCGGCACCGTCACCGGCTTCGTCCTCGGGCAGACCCAGGCCACGGCGACGACCGGGACGCTGGCCTTCACCTCGACGGCGACGAAGACGACCGACAGCCTCACCGCCGCGATCAAGGGCGGCGGCCTTACGGCGAACAACGGGAACTACACCTTCACCCAGGCCTCGGGCAACGCCTCCGCGCTGACGATCACCGGAGCCCCCCTCTCCAACGGCCAGACCGTCCAGGTCCGGACCACCGCCGCCACGACGGGGGCGACCGCCAGTTCGACCGCGGCCACGGTCCAGAACCCCGCCACCGCCGCCAACGGAACCGCCACCGCGGCCAAGACGGCAAAGGCCCTCGCCAAGAAGGACGACGCGGCCGACTTCGGCGATACCTCGCCCTTCTCCTCCGACGGCGACACCGTGACCGTCGGCAAACAGGACGATTCGGCCGCCACCGCCAAAAAAGGGAGCAAGACCGCCGCCGTGATCCACGCCCCGGGCCTCCCCTCGACGATCTCCTACGCCCAGCCGCCCGCCGGGCAGACCTCCGGCAACTGGTATTCGTATCTCCCGAACCTGATCTACGGCACCTCCAGCAGCGAGGTCGCCGCCCGGGCGGGCCATTGA
- a CDS encoding LamG-like jellyroll fold domain-containing protein produces MGSITTNGAGELLQFNDASQLPVDLDIDGHVFTGDGSGLINLPGSNITPGSVSIVALDASGSPSSTTFLRGDDTWATAVTSVGLSVAPVLGTVSGSPVTGNGTLAIAAPIMSAGTFIAAPSSGSGSAIARSILGSDIEGVLSDAMDLAFGSSQGSILQRDTTGWGILTPGSAGQVLQTNGVSANASWAGRAGGALVQVPVRQTVLSGVANASGQANFITTGSGLQPGVNTTAGSTPLTLAFAAGFGSFGSVDYVEQIVSDQSTYWGSLTANVFSYLAITRTGVGAISPYVTLAPPQYDYAYNQSAQASLSLNNISTDDFGNSWTNTSVTFSNVSPAISGTYFGSFNGSSSRMAGTGFISLGNGGWSLRGWIKSTSFAADNGLFGLNNVSGYGANIFINTSGKLVVGLSSNGSSWDIANITGTTALSVSTWYFVELTYDPIAGKYFTYINGVADAGLTIVSTSKIGAVMVANFGAVNFGGTNKFLSGNGQGFEFLPYCQHPNGITYSVPTSLSLITASGYASDWFDLTTMTMKSILGASISPGTNPTFTQVNRLYVGEATTGTSAVSAVVSYAFQGQYDSGYITPLPGPGTAMSKTHHIGVSQLIPIFKVKCLTSIQGYSVGDVVCDFFTETATQYNTQSKWYNAVALGLTVGSGPSVWDVINKSNGALNSLPADSFAYAFSAKRSW; encoded by the coding sequence ATGGGATCAATCACGACCAATGGCGCGGGCGAACTTCTTCAATTTAATGATGCGAGCCAACTGCCTGTCGATTTAGATATCGATGGGCATGTCTTCACAGGCGATGGGTCTGGGCTGATCAATCTTCCCGGGAGTAATATCACTCCTGGTTCCGTGAGTATTGTGGCTTTGGATGCGAGCGGTTCGCCTTCTTCGACAACTTTCTTAAGGGGAGATGACACATGGGCCACCGCTGTGACGAGTGTGGGTCTTTCCGTTGCACCCGTTCTTGGTACGGTTTCGGGTTCGCCAGTCACCGGCAACGGAACGCTGGCTATTGCAGCGCCAATCATGAGCGCTGGCACTTTCATTGCGGCGCCCTCAAGCGGAAGCGGTTCGGCAATCGCCCGATCTATTTTGGGTTCGGATATCGAAGGGGTTCTCTCCGATGCTATGGATCTGGCCTTTGGGTCCTCGCAAGGTAGCATTCTGCAGCGGGATACTACTGGTTGGGGTATTCTCACTCCGGGATCTGCGGGGCAGGTGTTGCAGACGAATGGTGTCAGCGCCAATGCTTCTTGGGCGGGCCGGGCTGGAGGAGCATTGGTTCAGGTTCCTGTGAGGCAAACAGTGCTTTCGGGCGTCGCAAATGCCTCCGGTCAGGCGAACTTTATCACCACCGGGTCTGGATTGCAGCCGGGGGTTAATACCACTGCGGGGTCCACTCCCTTAACGTTAGCTTTTGCCGCCGGGTTCGGTTCTTTCGGAAGTGTTGATTATGTGGAGCAGATTGTCTCCGATCAATCGACCTACTGGGGGTCTCTTACGGCCAATGTCTTTTCCTATTTGGCGATCACCCGCACTGGTGTTGGTGCGATTTCCCCCTATGTGACCCTTGCGCCTCCTCAGTATGATTATGCTTACAATCAGTCTGCGCAGGCGTCTCTTTCTTTAAATAATATCAGCACAGATGATTTTGGTAATTCCTGGACAAATACGAGTGTTACTTTTTCCAATGTTTCACCTGCTATTTCGGGAACCTATTTCGGATCTTTCAATGGCTCTTCTTCTAGAATGGCTGGAACGGGGTTCATATCACTTGGAAATGGAGGGTGGTCATTACGCGGATGGATCAAATCGACTTCCTTTGCTGCAGATAATGGCCTTTTTGGTCTAAACAATGTTTCGGGTTATGGTGCCAATATTTTCATCAATACTTCAGGAAAACTTGTCGTTGGACTTAGTTCCAATGGTTCTTCATGGGATATTGCCAATATTACCGGCACAACGGCTCTTTCGGTTAGTACGTGGTATTTCGTCGAACTGACCTATGATCCCATCGCAGGAAAGTATTTCACCTATATCAATGGGGTTGCCGATGCCGGATTGACCATTGTTTCGACGAGCAAAATCGGTGCTGTTATGGTAGCTAATTTTGGAGCCGTTAATTTTGGGGGAACCAATAAGTTTCTCTCTGGAAATGGGCAAGGGTTTGAGTTCCTGCCTTATTGCCAACATCCGAATGGAATAACTTATTCAGTGCCGACCTCGTTATCGCTTATTACCGCCAGTGGCTATGCGTCGGATTGGTTCGATTTGACGACTATGACGATGAAAAGCATTTTGGGGGCGTCCATCAGCCCGGGAACCAACCCAACGTTCACCCAGGTCAATCGTCTTTATGTCGGAGAGGCCACGACAGGGACGAGTGCCGTTTCTGCCGTGGTCAGCTATGCCTTCCAAGGACAATATGACAGTGGTTACATCACCCCTCTCCCTGGGCCGGGAACAGCCATGTCTAAAACGCATCATATCGGTGTTTCTCAGCTCATTCCTATTTTCAAGGTAAAATGCCTTACTTCGATTCAGGGATATAGCGTGGGAGATGTGGTTTGTGATTTCTTCACAGAAACGGCGACGCAATACAACACCCAGTCCAAATGGTACAATGCCGTAGCGCTGGGACTTACCGTAGGCTCGGGGCCAAGTGTTTGGGATGTCATTAATAAATCGAACGGTGCATTGAATTCCCTGCCTGCAGACAGTTTTGCCTATGCCTTTTCTGCCAAAAGAAGCTGGTAA
- a CDS encoding L-dopachrome tautomerase-related protein, with protein MVPIFAARWRLPALGFGLGLAFALAAGSASLSGAPALPPQPVDGRLIPAYQSDRIWNGVTLTGGGRVFVAFPGDGPGIQLGEINADGKAVPYPDAAWNGWIAGQDQAQAPKAAFVHVNALRIGPDGKLWVVDAGAPGIGKAAVPGGARLIRFDLVKNAVEQIYPLQAGVKPKSFIDDFRFNGENVYLTDAGEPALLVLNMRTGVVRRLLDGDVSTTDHRPVMADGKVLRDEKGKPVWIHADQIEVAPDGHEVYYQPASGPMSRIAAGWLDDSTLDPATIGTYVEPWLDTPTAGGTAIDAEGSIYLTDPNHRRILKIARDKTVTTLVADPRLIWADALWIDHDGFLWIPATQMNLGKGLNNGKSEIRYPVWIYKMKIGVGPAPNDHS; from the coding sequence ATGGTACCTATTTTCGCGGCGCGGTGGCGTTTACCGGCATTGGGTTTCGGTCTCGGATTGGCCTTCGCCCTGGCAGCGGGGAGCGCCTCCCTCTCGGGTGCTCCCGCGCTCCCGCCTCAGCCGGTCGACGGGCGGTTGATCCCGGCTTATCAATCGGACCGGATTTGGAACGGCGTGACGTTGACGGGCGGCGGGCGCGTCTTCGTCGCCTTTCCCGGCGATGGGCCGGGGATCCAGCTGGGCGAGATCAATGCCGACGGCAAGGCGGTCCCTTATCCCGATGCGGCCTGGAACGGCTGGATCGCTGGGCAGGACCAAGCCCAAGCTCCCAAAGCGGCCTTCGTCCACGTCAACGCCCTCCGCATCGGGCCCGACGGGAAACTCTGGGTCGTCGACGCCGGGGCTCCCGGCATCGGCAAGGCGGCGGTACCGGGCGGGGCGCGGTTGATCCGCTTCGATCTTGTGAAGAACGCCGTCGAGCAGATCTACCCTCTCCAGGCCGGGGTGAAGCCGAAGAGCTTCATCGACGATTTCCGCTTCAACGGAGAGAACGTCTACCTCACCGATGCCGGGGAACCGGCGCTCCTCGTCCTCAACATGCGGACGGGCGTCGTCCGGCGGTTGCTCGACGGCGATGTCTCGACGACCGACCATCGGCCCGTGATGGCCGACGGCAAGGTCCTGCGGGACGAGAAGGGGAAGCCGGTCTGGATCCATGCCGACCAGATCGAGGTCGCCCCCGACGGCCACGAGGTCTATTACCAGCCCGCCTCCGGCCCGATGTCCCGCATCGCGGCCGGATGGCTCGACGACTCGACCCTCGATCCGGCGACGATCGGCACCTACGTCGAGCCCTGGCTCGATACGCCGACCGCGGGCGGGACGGCCATCGACGCCGAGGGGAGCATCTACCTCACCGACCCGAACCACCGCCGCATCCTGAAGATCGCGCGGGACAAGACCGTCACCACGCTGGTCGCCGATCCCCGGCTGATCTGGGCCGACGCGCTCTGGATCGACCACGACGGCTTCCTCTGGATTCCCGCGACCCAGATGAACCTGGGCAAGGGGCTGAACAACGGGAAGAGCGAGATCCGGTACCCGGTCTGGATCTACAAGATGAAGATCGGCGTCGGCCCTGCGCCGAACGATCATTCGTGA
- a CDS encoding PQQ-dependent sugar dehydrogenase: MHSLARVWLPGLLLLGFGAELAAAAEAALPIADAGLGKTLFQQSCAICHADTLSVGDAQVVRLGPGLVGVIGRRAGSLSGFAYSKALTASDISWDLSTLDRFLAAPATVVPGTTMPVSVPNADDRRNLIAYLATLKAPPAPSSPPKPVPAASAPPVSDPNDWHHAAPGVAHHLTVADLPAPYSTVSSGNGPKVVTPPPGTVPAVPPGFTVRQFASGFSNPRIVRVAPNGDIFIAETGAGRLRVLRAADGADAPSENQIFATGLDRPFGIAFYPPGPDPQWLYVANNNEVVRYAYHNGDLQAGGPPQIIVPLLTQSNGGHTTRDLAFSRDGKRLFISIGSGSNVAESMTLKDADAIRAWEADHGLGASWDGETNRADIVVTDPEGRAPLRAFATGIRNAVGIAVNPETGDLWASVNERDSLGDDLVPDYITRVKEGGFYGWPWYYLGNHEDPRHAGRRPDLAGRVLVPDVLVQAHSASLQMTFYPAAGRETEGSAAFPAAYRGDAFAALHGSWNRSSRTGYKVVRVRLNHGVPTGEYDDFLTGFVVDEKSVWGRPVGVAVARDGALLVTEDGNGTLWRVSYGAH; this comes from the coding sequence ATGCATTCCCTTGCCCGCGTATGGCTTCCCGGCCTTCTTCTCCTCGGCTTCGGAGCAGAGCTGGCGGCGGCGGCAGAGGCGGCGTTGCCCATCGCCGACGCAGGCCTGGGGAAGACGCTCTTTCAGCAGAGTTGCGCGATTTGCCACGCGGACACTCTCAGTGTCGGGGATGCGCAGGTCGTGCGGCTGGGCCCCGGGCTCGTCGGCGTGATCGGGAGGCGCGCCGGCTCCCTTTCCGGCTTCGCGTACTCGAAGGCCCTCACGGCGTCCGACATCAGTTGGGACCTCTCCACCCTCGATCGCTTCCTCGCCGCCCCGGCCACGGTGGTTCCCGGCACCACCATGCCGGTTTCCGTTCCGAACGCGGACGACCGCCGCAATCTCATCGCCTACCTCGCCACGTTGAAGGCCCCGCCGGCTCCTTCCTCTCCGCCCAAACCCGTCCCGGCCGCCTCTGCGCCTCCTGTCAGCGATCCCAACGACTGGCACCATGCCGCCCCCGGCGTCGCCCACCACCTCACTGTCGCCGATCTCCCCGCGCCCTACAGCACGGTCTCCTCCGGGAACGGTCCGAAGGTGGTGACGCCGCCTCCCGGCACCGTCCCCGCCGTGCCGCCGGGCTTCACGGTCCGGCAGTTCGCCTCGGGCTTCTCCAATCCCCGCATCGTGCGCGTCGCTCCGAACGGGGACATCTTCATCGCGGAGACAGGCGCCGGGCGTCTCCGCGTGTTGCGGGCTGCCGACGGCGCCGATGCCCCCTCGGAAAACCAGATCTTCGCGACCGGCCTCGACCGGCCCTTCGGCATCGCCTTCTATCCGCCCGGTCCCGACCCGCAGTGGCTCTACGTGGCGAACAACAACGAGGTCGTCCGCTATGCCTACCATAACGGGGACCTCCAGGCGGGCGGCCCTCCCCAGATCATCGTGCCGCTGCTGACGCAGAGCAATGGCGGCCATACCACGCGGGATCTCGCCTTTTCCCGGGACGGGAAGCGGCTGTTCATCTCGATCGGTTCCGGGTCGAACGTCGCCGAATCGATGACCCTGAAGGATGCCGACGCGATCCGCGCCTGGGAGGCCGATCACGGCCTCGGCGCGTCCTGGGACGGCGAGACGAATCGCGCCGACATCGTGGTGACCGATCCCGAGGGACGCGCCCCCCTGCGCGCCTTCGCCACCGGCATCCGCAACGCCGTCGGTATCGCCGTGAACCCGGAGACGGGCGACCTGTGGGCCTCCGTCAACGAGCGCGATTCCCTGGGCGACGACCTGGTTCCCGATTACATCACCCGGGTGAAGGAAGGCGGCTTCTATGGCTGGCCCTGGTATTACCTCGGCAATCACGAGGACCCCCGCCACGCAGGCCGGCGACCCGACCTCGCGGGCCGGGTCCTCGTTCCCGACGTGCTGGTGCAGGCCCACTCGGCTTCCTTGCAGATGACCTTCTATCCGGCGGCGGGCAGGGAGACGGAGGGGAGCGCCGCCTTCCCCGCCGCATATCGCGGAGACGCCTTCGCGGCCCTCCACGGCTCGTGGAACCGGAGTTCGCGCACCGGTTACAAGGTCGTCCGCGTCCGCCTGAACCACGGGGTTCCCACGGGGGAGTACGATGACTTCCTCACCGGCTTCGTCGTCGACGAGAAAAGCGTCTGGGGGCGTCCGGTGGGGGTGGCCGTCGCCCGGGACGGAGCACTCCTCGTGACCGAGGACGGAAACGGCACGCTGTGGCGCGTTTCCTACGGCGCTCATTGA
- a CDS encoding adenine phosphoribosyltransferase: MNLSFRSGIGRLKENIRTVPDFPTPGVTFRDISPILADGQLLRLAITLFTDRYQRKSIDKIVAVDARGFILGGAIANVLGIGMIPIRKKGKLPPPYLEASYDLEYGSATLTLLDGAVQPGERVVIFDDVLATGGTAAAAAKLVTEAGGNLIELAFLVELSALHGREKLKGHTIHSAIIY; this comes from the coding sequence ATGAACCTCTCGTTCCGCAGCGGCATCGGTCGGCTCAAGGAAAACATCCGCACCGTTCCCGACTTCCCCACTCCCGGCGTCACCTTCCGCGACATCAGCCCCATCCTCGCCGACGGCCAGCTCCTCCGCCTCGCCATCACCCTCTTCACCGACCGCTACCAGCGGAAAAGCATCGACAAGATCGTCGCCGTCGACGCCCGCGGCTTCATCCTCGGCGGCGCCATCGCCAACGTCCTCGGCATCGGCATGATCCCCATCCGCAAGAAAGGCAAGCTCCCCCCGCCCTACCTCGAAGCCTCCTACGACCTCGAATACGGCTCCGCCACCCTCACCCTTCTCGACGGTGCCGTCCAGCCCGGCGAACGCGTCGTCATCTTCGACGACGTCCTCGCCACCGGCGGGACCGCCGCCGCCGCCGCGAAGCTCGTCACCGAAGCCGGCGGCAACCTCATCGAGCTGGCCTTCCTCGTCGAGCTCTCCGCCCTCCACGGACGCGAGAAACTCAAGGGCCACACCATCCACAGCGCCATCATTTATTGA